Proteins from one Flammeovirgaceae bacterium genomic window:
- a CDS encoding NADH-quinone oxidoreductase subunit N, protein MSIQELLLMRHEWALILLVLAMLVLELGFSEQNKTNSITAASILFAVVTLLGFLPSGTGSTFGGMYVASPVRILMKNILNLGVLIVFLQSGSWLRTKPNYNRVTEFYLLVLSSVIGLNFMISAGHFLMFYLGLELLTIPITAASSYEQYKSKSAEAGIKLILSSAFSSAILLFGISMLYGTMGSLYFHDMQAAMELPQVLGFVFFFSGLAFKISIVPFHLWTADVYEGSPTSVTSYLSVVSKGAAIFMLILILTTIFEPLRPVWQQVLYGTAIFTMTIGNLFAIRQQNLKRFLAFSSIAQAGFILLGMIGGSALGMASVLYFVLVYVFSNLAAFGVVMAIEQSAGKVDLKDYNGLYKTNPRLSLVMMLALFSLAGIPPLAGFFGKFFLFAAAAESGYYVLLFIAVINAVISLYYYLLVVKAMFIIKSDMPIGYFQSDYPTRMALSACVIGILALGFYSPVFEYIQGLCLTYFNP, encoded by the coding sequence ATGAGCATACAGGAACTCCTTTTGATGCGGCACGAATGGGCACTGATACTCCTGGTGCTGGCCATGCTTGTGCTGGAGCTTGGTTTCTCCGAACAAAACAAAACCAACAGCATAACTGCGGCTTCCATCCTATTTGCCGTTGTGACCCTGCTGGGCTTCCTGCCTTCCGGCACCGGAAGTACGTTTGGGGGAATGTACGTTGCCAGCCCCGTTCGCATACTCATGAAAAACATACTCAACCTTGGCGTGCTGATCGTGTTTTTACAATCCGGCTCCTGGTTGCGTACAAAGCCCAATTACAACCGCGTGACGGAGTTCTATTTACTTGTCCTTTCCAGTGTGATTGGCCTCAATTTTATGATCTCGGCTGGCCATTTCCTCATGTTCTACCTCGGATTGGAACTGCTCACCATTCCCATTACCGCGGCATCATCCTATGAGCAGTACAAAAGCAAATCCGCCGAGGCCGGGATAAAACTTATCTTGTCATCTGCCTTTTCATCTGCCATCCTGTTGTTCGGTATTTCCATGCTGTATGGCACTATGGGTTCCCTTTACTTTCACGACATGCAGGCCGCCATGGAATTGCCACAGGTACTCGGGTTTGTTTTTTTCTTCTCCGGGCTGGCCTTTAAGATCAGCATTGTGCCCTTTCACCTTTGGACGGCCGATGTATATGAAGGCAGCCCCACCAGCGTCACCTCTTACTTATCGGTGGTATCGAAAGGCGCGGCCATTTTCATGTTAATATTGATATTGACCACAATTTTTGAACCCTTGCGGCCCGTGTGGCAACAAGTGCTGTATGGCACGGCCATTTTTACCATGACCATTGGAAATTTGTTTGCCATAAGGCAGCAGAACCTCAAACGCTTCCTGGCCTTCTCCTCCATTGCGCAGGCCGGCTTTATTTTGTTGGGCATGATCGGTGGGTCAGCGCTGGGCATGGCCAGCGTGCTCTATTTTGTCCTGGTATATGTATTTTCCAACCTGGCCGCCTTTGGCGTGGTCATGGCGATAGAACAGTCGGCAGGAAAGGTGGACCTAAAGGACTATAACGGCCTGTACAAAACCAACCCCCGGTTAAGTTTGGTCATGATGCTCGCGCTCTTCTCGCTGGCGGGCATCCCCCCACTGGCCGGGTTCTTCGGGAAATTTTTCTTGTTCGCGGCAGCAGCGGAAAGCGGTTACTATGTGTTGCTCTTCATTGCCGTTATAAATGCCGTCATTTCCCTCTACTACTACTTGCTGGTAGTTAAGGCCATGTTCATTATAAAAAGCGATATGCCAATAGGCTACTTCCAAAGTGATTACCCCACGCGCATGGCATTAAGTGCCTGCGTAATCGGTATTTTGGCCCTCGGGTTTTATAGCCCGGTTTTTGAGTATATCCAAGGGTTATGCCTCACGTATTTTAATCCATAA
- a CDS encoding outer membrane lipoprotein carrier protein LolA, translating into MKKSLFTLLLLLAGKLLFAQYDPKALEILEAMSAKYKSLNSFEANLTSSLTNETDGINEQFKGKITVKGNKFKLVIDDQEIINDGTTVWTYLPSASEVNIDNVDPDSDEMNPSKFYIIYKKGYKYLYLEDQTEGGVLCEVVDLVPEKKDAQYFKIRMNIAKKDKSIQSWTMFDKSGNRYKYTISKFVPNVKVDDSFFTFDPKKYPGVEVIDLR; encoded by the coding sequence ATGAAAAAAAGCCTTTTTACGCTGTTATTGTTACTTGCCGGAAAGCTGTTGTTTGCCCAATACGACCCCAAGGCACTTGAAATCCTGGAGGCCATGAGCGCAAAATACAAAAGCCTAAACTCCTTTGAAGCCAACCTGACCTCCTCCCTTACCAATGAAACGGATGGGATCAACGAACAGTTTAAGGGAAAAATCACCGTGAAAGGCAATAAATTCAAATTGGTGATTGACGACCAGGAGATCATCAACGATGGGACCACCGTTTGGACCTACCTTCCCTCCGCATCCGAGGTGAACATTGACAATGTGGACCCGGACTCCGATGAGATGAACCCCTCAAAATTTTATATCATATATAAAAAGGGGTATAAATACCTTTACCTGGAAGACCAGACCGAGGGAGGGGTGTTGTGCGAGGTGGTGGATTTAGTGCCTGAAAAGAAGGATGCCCAGTATTTCAAGATAAGGATGAACATTGCAAAGAAAGACAAGAGCATCCAGAGCTGGACCATGTTCGATAAGTCAGGGAACCGCTACAAGTACACCATTAGCAAGTTTGTCCCCAACGTGAAGGTGGACGATTCCTTTTTCACCTTCGATCCGAAAAAATACCCAGGGGTGGAGGTAATAGACCTGAGGTAG
- a CDS encoding cold shock domain-containing protein — protein sequence MGKSQETWNKKQKEKKRQKKRDDKEQKKQERKANPTKSSLDDMLAYVDEFGNITSTPPDPTKKKASVKLEDIEVSVPKQAPVDPADLVRKGSVTFFNDSKGYGFIKDLESQESIFVHVNELSEPIQEKDKVTFEVEMGQKGPAAVNVKLIKGE from the coding sequence ATGGGAAAATCGCAGGAGACCTGGAACAAAAAACAAAAAGAAAAGAAAAGGCAAAAGAAAAGGGACGACAAAGAACAAAAAAAACAGGAAAGAAAGGCCAATCCTACCAAAAGCAGCCTTGACGACATGTTGGCCTATGTGGACGAATTTGGCAACATCACCTCCACGCCCCCGGACCCCACCAAGAAAAAAGCAAGCGTAAAGCTCGAAGACATCGAGGTAAGCGTGCCCAAGCAGGCACCTGTCGACCCGGCCGACCTGGTCAGGAAGGGAAGCGTTACGTTTTTCAATGATTCCAAAGGGTATGGGTTCATCAAGGATTTGGAGTCCCAGGAGAGTATTTTTGTCCACGTCAATGAACTTTCCGAGCCCATTCAGGAAAAGGACAAAGTCACGTTTGAAGTGGAGATGGGGCAAAAGGGGCCTGCCGCGGTGAACGTAAAACTTATCAAAGGGGAATAA
- a CDS encoding glycoside hydrolase produces the protein MQQFLIVFLAICTLSAFGQPVSKNSYQDLKYRLIGPFRASRTVGAVGIPSQPNVFFMGVNNGGVWKSEDYGRTWNPIFDDQPTGSIGDIAVSPNHPNIIYVGSGEGLHRPDLSVGDGIFKSMDGGKTWKHMGLDDVQQVGRLIVHPTNPDIVFVSGLGHPYGANEMRGIFRTVDGGKTWEKVFYINHNTGSIQIEFDPTNPQILYANMWEHLEGPWENAAFSGPNSGLFKSTDGGTTWRQLTTGLPGAEQGLGRIGFGISQSNPKRLFATVDAKVNGGIYRSDDAGDSWALVQTDRRLWGRGGDFGEIRVHPTDENTVFVANVAAYKSTDGGKTWWSFKGAPGGDDYHRLWINPEHPDIMFFAVDQGATISVNGGKTWSTWLNQPTSQMYHVATDNQFPYWVYGGQQESGAIGVASRGNGGQISMRDWIGIGNDEYATIAPDPKNPDIIYGGRVMRFNKKTGQSQNVAPEALRSGKYRMLRTLPLLFHPADPNMLLFGTNVLWKTMNGGQEWEIISPDLTRKQPEIPASIGDFKTKEMETMRQRAVIYAVAASPLDVNTIWAGTDDGLVHITKDGGKSWEEVTPAALKSWDKVSILDAGHFDTGTAYAAINAIRKDDMAPHIFRTHDGGATWKEIVKGMAPMGPVNVVREDPKQKGLLFAGTEREVYFSIDDGENWQSLRLNMPATSIRDLVVHEDDLVIGTHGRSVWIMDNINPLREQARVAAATKAYLVRPPVAIRVRDNMFLDTPILPEEPTGQNPPDGAILDYVLKQDAQDVVLEIVDKEGRRVRKYTSKDKPEVLDTASMQYPTYWFRPPQNIGTSTGHHRFVWDLRYAPPVGSRRELSISAVYRNTPTGPQGPYVMPGRYTVRLTVDGTALEQPLEVKMDPRVNISAATLQAQYDYSMECYEAYHQLQDLRESVEAQLNGKKKLKKAQYTALRDMVGEGAPENPDIIYGSITERPNETIVGLQDKFLYMQLVFQNADVQPTTQAMAGLKRLQEIKEGLVKKREGLR, from the coding sequence ATGCAGCAGTTCCTCATCGTATTTCTGGCCATTTGTACCCTTTCGGCCTTTGGCCAGCCTGTTTCAAAGAATTCCTACCAGGATTTAAAGTATAGGTTGATTGGCCCGTTCAGGGCCAGCCGAACGGTCGGTGCGGTGGGCATCCCGTCACAGCCCAATGTGTTTTTTATGGGGGTAAACAATGGGGGCGTTTGGAAGTCGGAGGATTATGGCCGCACCTGGAACCCCATATTCGATGACCAGCCCACTGGCTCTATTGGCGACATTGCCGTGTCGCCCAACCATCCCAATATAATATATGTAGGAAGTGGCGAAGGGCTGCACCGGCCGGACCTCAGCGTAGGTGACGGGATTTTCAAATCAATGGACGGGGGCAAGACCTGGAAGCATATGGGGTTGGACGATGTGCAGCAGGTAGGGCGGTTGATCGTCCATCCCACCAACCCGGATATTGTATTTGTTTCCGGCCTGGGGCATCCTTATGGCGCCAACGAGATGAGAGGGATTTTCCGAACGGTTGATGGGGGCAAAACCTGGGAGAAGGTTTTTTATATTAACCACAATACCGGCTCCATTCAAATAGAATTTGACCCCACCAACCCTCAAATACTGTACGCCAATATGTGGGAACACCTGGAAGGGCCATGGGAAAATGCGGCCTTCTCAGGGCCAAACAGCGGATTGTTCAAGTCTACGGACGGGGGCACTACCTGGAGGCAGCTTACCACGGGGCTGCCAGGCGCGGAGCAGGGCCTGGGCAGGATAGGCTTTGGGATTTCACAAAGCAATCCAAAACGCCTGTTTGCAACCGTGGATGCAAAAGTCAATGGCGGCATTTATAGAAGTGACGATGCCGGTGACAGTTGGGCCTTGGTCCAGACAGACAGAAGGTTGTGGGGAAGGGGGGGCGACTTTGGTGAAATACGGGTGCACCCCACCGATGAAAACACGGTGTTTGTGGCCAATGTGGCGGCCTATAAATCAACGGACGGGGGCAAGACCTGGTGGTCGTTCAAAGGCGCGCCCGGTGGTGACGACTATCACAGGCTGTGGATCAATCCGGAGCACCCCGATATTATGTTCTTTGCCGTGGACCAGGGGGCGACCATAAGCGTGAATGGAGGGAAGACCTGGAGTACTTGGCTGAACCAGCCCACCTCCCAGATGTACCATGTGGCTACGGACAACCAATTTCCCTATTGGGTATATGGCGGGCAACAGGAAAGCGGTGCCATTGGCGTGGCCAGCCGTGGCAATGGCGGCCAGATATCCATGCGCGACTGGATAGGCATTGGCAACGATGAGTATGCCACTATCGCCCCTGACCCGAAAAACCCGGATATCATTTATGGAGGGCGCGTAATGCGCTTCAACAAAAAAACAGGGCAATCGCAAAACGTGGCGCCTGAGGCTTTGCGCTCCGGGAAATACCGCATGTTGCGCACCTTGCCGCTGTTGTTCCATCCCGCTGACCCCAACATGCTTCTGTTTGGCACCAATGTATTGTGGAAAACCATGAACGGGGGCCAGGAGTGGGAAATCATTAGCCCGGACCTTACCCGAAAGCAGCCCGAAATACCGGCCAGTATTGGCGATTTCAAGACAAAAGAAATGGAAACCATGCGCCAGCGGGCAGTGATATATGCCGTGGCGGCATCCCCGTTGGACGTGAACACCATTTGGGCAGGTACCGATGATGGGCTCGTGCACATCACTAAAGATGGTGGGAAAAGCTGGGAAGAGGTGACCCCGGCCGCATTGAAATCGTGGGACAAGGTGTCTATTTTGGATGCCGGCCATTTTGATACTGGCACCGCTTATGCGGCCATCAACGCAATACGCAAAGACGATATGGCGCCACACATCTTCCGTACCCATGATGGAGGGGCCACCTGGAAGGAAATTGTAAAAGGCATGGCGCCCATGGGGCCTGTAAATGTGGTGAGGGAAGACCCTAAACAAAAAGGATTGCTTTTTGCAGGCACGGAACGCGAGGTATACTTCTCCATAGATGATGGCGAAAACTGGCAATCGTTGCGCCTGAATATGCCGGCCACGTCCATCCGTGACCTGGTGGTGCATGAAGACGACCTGGTGATAGGCACGCATGGCCGGTCTGTCTGGATCATGGACAACATCAACCCCTTGCGGGAGCAGGCCCGGGTGGCAGCGGCCACAAAAGCGTACCTGGTCAGGCCACCAGTGGCCATCCGGGTCCGTGACAACATGTTCCTTGACACGCCAATCCTTCCGGAAGAACCTACCGGGCAAAACCCTCCCGATGGGGCCATCCTGGATTATGTCCTAAAACAGGATGCCCAGGATGTGGTGCTGGAAATTGTGGACAAGGAAGGAAGGCGGGTCCGGAAATATACAAGCAAGGACAAGCCGGAGGTACTGGATACCGCCTCCATGCAGTACCCAACCTATTGGTTCAGGCCACCACAAAATATTGGAACTTCCACAGGCCACCATCGCTTTGTATGGGATTTGCGCTATGCACCCCCTGTTGGCTCCAGGCGGGAACTCTCCATCTCCGCAGTGTACCGCAATACGCCCACAGGGCCGCAGGGCCCGTATGTCATGCCTGGTAGGTATACCGTACGGTTGACGGTGGATGGCACGGCCCTGGAACAGCCCTTGGAGGTAAAAATGGACCCACGCGTGAACATAAGCGCGGCCACTTTACAGGCCCAGTACGATTATTCCATGGAGTGCTACGAGGCCTATCACCAGTTGCAGGACCTGCGCGAATCGGTGGAGGCCCAGTTGAATGGAAAAAAGAAACTAAAAAAGGCACAGTACACTGCCCTGCGTGATATGGTAGGCGAGGGGGCCCCGGAAAACCCGGACATTATTTATGGCAGTATTACCGAACGGCCAAACGAAACGATAGTAGGGCTGCAGGACAAGTTTTTGTATATGCAATTGGTATTTCAGAACGCGGATGTACAGCCCACCACACAAGCCATGGCCGGCTTGAAACGGCTACAGGAAATCAAAGAAGGCCTGGTGAAGAAAAGGGAGGGCTTGCGGTAA